The following are from one region of the Eubacterium sp. MSJ-33 genome:
- a CDS encoding PulJ/GspJ family protein encodes MRKKIKQNSGFSLIELIIAIAVLAFLMLAVSSFMGSSVMSSKKAKVDVRMQTQAQETYSLITDSIMQASNILLVGYRADDDSLITFSGYEDDGKETSASLRKIYYVRDEETKNDLTDAMKSMKTKQYYGLTNADVLTEDNVKLFSELSESDKVYVSYLRIESSVPIDMNQVTGASLDSNDQTLTNAITGTDTQVTYTLNGSKKVYSTNDTLVSTFYFEGNNLYYSRKYAFMDKLNDTVDMTSTSSKQSHLYNKYFSYRTGKEGANDVEVSGCVATVNAKDKTIGIDLFYNQSSMTYTTIGRINPRNSFVLVPRK; translated from the coding sequence ATGAGAAAAAAGATAAAACAAAATAGCGGCTTCTCCCTGATAGAGTTGATCATAGCCATAGCGGTACTTGCATTTTTGATGCTGGCGGTTTCATCTTTTATGGGGTCAAGCGTGATGTCTTCGAAGAAAGCAAAAGTGGATGTCCGAATGCAGACACAAGCGCAGGAGACATATAGCTTGATTACAGATTCCATTATGCAGGCATCAAATATTTTGCTTGTAGGATATCGGGCTGACGATGACAGTCTGATAACGTTCTCTGGATATGAAGACGATGGAAAAGAGACAAGCGCATCTCTGAGGAAGATATATTATGTCAGAGATGAAGAGACAAAAAATGATCTGACAGACGCTATGAAGAGCATGAAAACAAAACAGTATTATGGGTTGACGAATGCAGATGTATTAACCGAGGATAATGTGAAGCTGTTCAGTGAGTTAAGTGAGAGTGATAAAGTATATGTATCGTATCTGAGAATCGAAAGTTCGGTTCCAATCGATATGAATCAGGTAACCGGAGCAAGTTTGGATTCGAATGATCAGACATTGACAAATGCGATTACCGGCACAGATACACAAGTCACATATACATTGAATGGCTCTAAGAAAGTCTATAGTACAAATGATACATTAGTATCTACCTTCTATTTTGAAGGAAATAATCTGTATTACAGCAGAAAATATGCATTTATGGATAAGCTGAATGATACAGTGGATATGACAAGCACATCTTCAAAACAGTCGCATCTGTACAATAAGTATTTCTCTTATCGGACAGGAAAAGAAGGTGCGAACGATGTGGAAGTATCAGGATGTGTTGCAACCGTAAACGCAAAAGATAAGACAATTGGAATTGATCTGTTTTACAACCAGTCCAGCATGACATATACAACGATTGGACGAATCAATCCAAGAAATTCTTTTGTGTTAGTACCAAGAAAGTAA
- a CDS encoding pilus assembly FimT family protein codes for MEKRRFMRENKGYTLIEMIIVIAIVAVLTGAAMVTISIIHSAKAKEASSTLEDALGEAQMNAKGKMCVAVDPADPSAGKKQQPDYRFALCVYKSGSKYYVKKGYYFGNGADITAEGSYDFPADENVGSGKGTSFSAYVKVTYVDDAGTEREIADSTPVYIIYDRQGMCTAGYGKFKFYKSNKNVLISTVSLNKNGSYSSN; via the coding sequence ATGGAGAAGAGAAGATTTATGAGAGAAAATAAAGGCTACACGCTGATAGAGATGATTATTGTGATTGCAATCGTGGCAGTTCTGACAGGAGCTGCCATGGTGACAATCTCGATTATTCATAGTGCGAAGGCAAAAGAAGCATCCAGTACCTTGGAGGATGCACTTGGTGAAGCACAGATGAACGCAAAAGGCAAGATGTGCGTGGCAGTTGATCCCGCAGATCCAAGCGCAGGGAAGAAACAGCAGCCGGATTACAGATTTGCGTTATGCGTCTACAAAAGTGGATCCAAGTATTATGTAAAGAAGGGTTATTATTTCGGTAACGGTGCGGATATAACGGCGGAAGGAAGCTATGATTTCCCGGCAGATGAGAATGTCGGCAGTGGAAAGGGCACATCCTTTTCTGCGTATGTCAAGGTTACATATGTAGATGATGCCGGAACCGAACGTGAGATTGCAGACAGTACACCGGTCTATATTATCTATGACAGACAGGGAATGTGTACGGCAGGTTATGGAAAGTTCAAATTCTATAAATCAAATAAAAATGTGTTGATATCAACTGTTTCGCTCAATAAGAACGGCAGTTATTCATCCAATTAA
- a CDS encoding prepilin peptidase, translating into MSMTTLHIIIAILFGLYGIVIGSFVNVLILRLPIHESVTLKRSHCMTCGHTLSWYELIPLFSYLFLGGKCRHCKAHISVQYPIVEAANGIMYVAIFLAKGVTAETFLYCLCASALLALSVIDGRTQEIPLGFNIFILILGLVRLFTDLGNWSQYVIGLFAVSVFLLLINLVTKGRGIGHGDIKLMAATGLLMGWKLIVVAFIVACIIGTVVHLIRMAVKKVGRKLAFGPYLSMGIFIAMIWGEQLVSWYL; encoded by the coding sequence ATGAGTATGACAACTTTACATATTATTATTGCAATCCTGTTTGGATTGTATGGTATCGTGATTGGGAGTTTTGTGAACGTTCTGATCTTACGGTTGCCGATTCATGAGAGTGTCACCTTGAAGAGGTCACATTGTATGACATGCGGGCATACCTTATCGTGGTATGAACTCATTCCTTTATTTAGTTATTTATTTTTAGGTGGAAAGTGCAGGCATTGTAAGGCACATATCTCGGTGCAGTATCCGATTGTGGAAGCTGCAAATGGAATTATGTACGTGGCAATCTTCCTCGCAAAAGGTGTCACAGCAGAGACGTTCCTTTATTGCCTGTGTGCTTCTGCCTTGTTAGCACTAAGCGTCATTGATGGACGTACACAGGAGATCCCTTTGGGATTCAATATTTTTATACTAATTTTGGGACTGGTTAGGCTCTTTACCGATCTGGGTAATTGGAGTCAGTATGTAATCGGTTTGTTTGCTGTCAGCGTTTTTTTACTTCTCATTAATCTTGTTACGAAGGGGAGAGGCATAGGACACGGTGACATAAAACTTATGGCAGCAACCGGCTTACTGATGGGCTGGAAACTTATTGTAGTAGCATTTATCGTAGCATGTATCATCGGAACGGTGGTGCATCTGATACGGATGGCTGTTAAGAAAGTTGGCAGGAAGCTGGCTTTTGGCCCATATTTATCTATGGGTATATTTATAGCAATGATATGGGGTGAACAGCTCGTGAGCTGGTACCTATAA
- the pilM gene encoding type IV pilus assembly protein PilM: MAKSNKVLSIDITNESITIIELTASAKKQTMIHNIIIFETPEDSYEDGVLKEPEKIAEAITQQLAARGINNKNAIFVLSSTKIVNREVMIPFVPEKKIRGIINSNSSEYFPVNIEDYIVSHSVLETVTDEENNKQLRVLAVAAPEHMVKSYYDLGQMAGLNVVALDYIGNAMLQLIKTQTNQNTTTMVIQLGSESTVLNIVQGDNLLLQRTVPYGTNSVVNVVMDDKGVDATTAMTLLQNDRLITVDFDDNEVTGAFRYLINNIGRVMDFYASKNPDKPIEDVFLTGDGALIRGIDGLFKVQLNVSTRIMDTLYNIKFDPSIDLKVYNPVYLVTPIGAAFDPMGFALADAGTQTTKSEGSIAPFVALVAIAAIGAAGMAFYSINKKNTVTEKKNQLEADIARVSDIEQIINDYNDAEAKYNDIESMYYTTYVLNENARQFISELEEKMPSEITISSFSTSDSGVTLPCTSTSYDAIADFIMQLKTIDCVDNAYVASISKSEDESGQLTYTFSVSVNYVPMMQDPAAEDTSADGQTENVEEDSTEAE; encoded by the coding sequence ATGGCAAAAAGCAATAAAGTGTTATCCATTGATATCACAAACGAAAGTATTACAATTATTGAGCTGACTGCTTCAGCAAAAAAGCAGACGATGATTCACAATATCATCATTTTTGAAACACCGGAGGATTCCTATGAGGACGGTGTATTGAAGGAGCCGGAGAAGATTGCAGAGGCAATCACACAGCAGCTTGCGGCTCGCGGTATCAACAATAAGAATGCAATCTTTGTTCTTTCATCTACGAAGATCGTGAACAGAGAGGTTATGATACCATTTGTTCCGGAGAAAAAGATCAGAGGAATTATCAATTCAAACTCATCCGAGTATTTCCCTGTAAATATAGAAGATTATATCGTGTCTCATTCTGTACTTGAGACAGTGACAGATGAAGAAAATAACAAACAGCTTCGTGTACTTGCAGTTGCAGCACCGGAGCATATGGTGAAGTCTTATTATGACTTAGGCCAGATGGCTGGATTAAATGTCGTTGCACTTGATTATATCGGAAATGCAATGCTTCAGCTCATCAAGACACAGACAAACCAGAATACAACGACAATGGTTATCCAGCTCGGCAGCGAGAGCACGGTATTGAATATCGTACAGGGTGACAATCTGTTGTTACAGAGAACAGTTCCATATGGTACAAACTCTGTAGTGAATGTCGTGATGGACGATAAGGGCGTCGATGCAACAACCGCTATGACATTGCTTCAGAACGATCGTTTGATCACCGTTGATTTCGATGACAATGAAGTGACCGGTGCATTCCGTTACCTGATTAACAATATCGGACGTGTTATGGACTTTTATGCATCGAAGAATCCGGATAAGCCGATTGAGGATGTGTTCCTGACCGGTGATGGTGCGTTAATCCGCGGTATTGACGGATTATTCAAGGTACAGTTAAATGTCAGCACACGTATCATGGATACACTTTATAATATCAAGTTTGATCCAAGTATTGATTTGAAGGTATACAATCCGGTATATCTTGTAACTCCGATTGGAGCTGCGTTTGATCCAATGGGATTTGCACTTGCAGATGCCGGTACACAGACAACCAAGTCAGAGGGAAGTATCGCTCCTTTTGTAGCACTTGTTGCGATTGCGGCAATTGGTGCAGCCGGTATGGCATTTTACTCTATCAACAAGAAGAATACCGTGACAGAGAAGAAGAATCAGTTAGAGGCAGATATCGCAAGAGTCAGTGATATCGAGCAGATTATCAATGATTATAATGATGCAGAAGCAAAGTACAATGATATTGAGTCTATGTACTATACAACTTATGTATTAAATGAGAATGCAAGACAGTTTATCAGTGAATTAGAGGAGAAGATGCCTTCTGAGATTACAATCAGCAGTTTCTCCACATCTGATTCCGGTGTGACACTTCCATGTACATCTACCAGCTATGATGCAATCGCAGATTTCATTATGCAGTTGAAGACGATTGATTGTGTGGATAATGCATATGTGGCATCTATTTCGAAGTCAGAGGATGAGAGTGGACAGTTAACATATACATTCTCAGTATCTGTAAACTATGTACCGATGATGCAGGATCCGGCAGCAGAAGATACATCTGCTGATGGACAGACAGAAAATGTAGAAGAAGATTCTACAGAAGCAGAGTAA
- a CDS encoding type IV pilus modification PilV family protein — translation MAKTNNKGFSLIEIVIAVAILSILLTPIIRQFANTMETSRKAKALQEANETASYEIEEFQSLSKKELDKTYDAGGTAGATSVVEYKKTAKLVDKNGQPIMNGTSEAEVDYTIYQYNLEDSKIGAKNDVYSNTVMLDDLSLQIRSFGGETAPKHYKIAYGLTKTDLSGNEAFNDFVITNEGAAVEYDADNHVTKIVCTDKNNDSAKTDVAYIQNPNTVNLGNMHDLDKTKMALILGSTSSYDSEAYATLFSKAMDHLKTLDRDSWEQALLNVDSESILSQDALTSKRMIKIYADQPDASKNDYVVKVDVYYIYKYSLTVTPKDENGNPLPSITKAYTDMITYTIYSQKFTNMEKAPEIYFEYQPYCLSGDTNESNIDEVTYQADDYIMFDNYVDECKLYLYKPYKDQMNSDAPDADGSVINDDNKNQYKDYDQAKANGFNYYTNRSDSKKKVTIHLASKTANSKVTFDEDGNYESDNTTKRVYIYTNFATENDIKGYREGVASYKGESCQFVSDDFGDEFKFVRGEKDPVDKNVDELSAVYKKEALGNVYTTSVKQSDGNYKDCDPEDAESILRTISDDKREEERLYTVTVVLRPNSNALNTIRLSGAKGAN, via the coding sequence ATGGCAAAAACAAATAATAAGGGTTTCAGTTTGATTGAAATCGTCATAGCAGTTGCCATATTGTCAATCCTTTTGACTCCGATTATCAGACAGTTTGCCAACACAATGGAGACCAGCCGGAAGGCGAAGGCTCTCCAGGAGGCAAACGAGACAGCATCCTATGAGATAGAGGAGTTCCAGAGTCTGTCGAAGAAAGAACTTGATAAGACATACGATGCGGGCGGGACGGCAGGTGCTACAAGCGTAGTTGAGTATAAGAAGACAGCAAAGCTTGTAGACAAGAATGGACAGCCAATCATGAATGGAACTTCCGAGGCGGAAGTAGATTATACGATTTATCAGTATAATCTGGAAGACAGTAAGATTGGAGCAAAAAATGATGTGTATTCCAATACTGTAATGTTAGATGATCTTTCTCTTCAGATTCGAAGCTTTGGAGGAGAAACGGCACCGAAGCATTACAAGATTGCATATGGATTGACGAAGACAGATCTGTCGGGCAATGAGGCGTTTAATGATTTTGTAATTACAAACGAAGGTGCTGCTGTAGAGTATGATGCAGATAACCATGTAACGAAGATTGTCTGCACAGACAAGAATAATGATAGTGCAAAAACAGATGTTGCATATATCCAGAACCCGAACACGGTAAATTTGGGAAATATGCATGATCTGGATAAGACTAAGATGGCTTTGATTCTTGGCAGTACATCCAGCTATGATTCAGAAGCATATGCGACTTTGTTCTCGAAGGCGATGGATCATCTGAAGACACTTGACCGTGATTCCTGGGAACAGGCGTTGTTGAATGTCGATAGTGAGTCTATCTTATCGCAGGATGCCTTGACATCGAAGCGTATGATTAAGATTTATGCGGATCAGCCGGATGCATCGAAGAACGATTATGTTGTGAAAGTAGATGTATATTACATCTACAAGTACAGCCTGACTGTAACTCCGAAGGATGAAAATGGAAATCCACTCCCATCAATTACGAAGGCGTATACGGATATGATTACATATACGATATATAGCCAGAAGTTCACGAATATGGAGAAGGCACCGGAGATTTACTTTGAGTATCAGCCATATTGTCTGAGTGGAGATACGAATGAAAGTAATATCGACGAAGTGACTTATCAGGCAGATGATTATATCATGTTTGATAATTATGTCGATGAGTGTAAGCTGTATCTGTACAAGCCGTATAAAGATCAGATGAATTCAGATGCACCGGATGCAGATGGTAGTGTAATAAATGATGACAATAAAAACCAGTATAAGGATTATGATCAGGCGAAAGCAAATGGGTTCAATTATTATACAAATCGGTCTGACAGCAAGAAAAAAGTAACGATTCATCTGGCAAGTAAGACAGCAAACAGTAAAGTAACGTTTGATGAAGATGGCAATTACGAAAGTGATAATACAACAAAACGTGTATACATCTACACGAACTTTGCAACGGAAAACGACATAAAAGGATACAGAGAAGGCGTGGCAAGTTATAAGGGTGAATCTTGTCAGTTTGTATCCGATGATTTTGGCGATGAGTTCAAGTTCGTCAGAGGTGAAAAAGATCCTGTAGATAAAAATGTGGATGAATTATCTGCAGTATATAAAAAGGAAGCGTTGGGAAATGTATATACTACCTCTGTTAAGCAGAGTGATGGCAATTATAAAGATTGTGATCCGGAAGATGCAGAAAGCATCCTGCGTACGATCAGTGATGATAAGCGTGAGGAAGAACGTCTGTATACAGTCACGGTAGTCTTACGACCTAACAGTAACGCATTAAACACAATACGATTATCTGGAGCAAAGGGGGCTAATTAG